Within Dermacentor albipictus isolate Rhodes 1998 colony chromosome 3, USDA_Dalb.pri_finalv2, whole genome shotgun sequence, the genomic segment ggccagcctgaatttgggggtgatatggcgGTGGGCCCACCGAAATTTCGAGGTGATATTAACTTCACATTTGGAGTGGACCAACCGAAATTTTGGGATGGGCAACTTGAATTTGGGAGTAggtcaacctaaatttgggggtgatatgagGGTGGCCCAACCTGAATTCGGGGGTGATATGCGGCTGGATAAACCtgaatttgggggtgatatgggggtgggccaacttaaatttgggaaACCGGCAACAGCTAACAGCCGAGTAAAGAACGCTACGCATTAGAACACAATTCTTTGAACTTCTGTAGCTTTTTCTTCTTGAAAAAAATCCGTCTTTCTAAAAATAATTTATATTCTGATATTATCTGTAGAATTTTCACATTACCTTGCCTTACCCCGTCTTGTGAGTTTTATCTCCTCCCTTGCGTTGAACCGCCGGCGCATTGGCCAACCtattgtggtggtggtgataaacattattgaaagggggaagggtaaagagggacaaTAGGTTGGGACACATACCCAACCTATTGTAGTTGGTAAACGTCATGAACTTGAAGAGGGGGCACACCGGGCACGTGCTTTCCTCCGAAATATCTGTGAACCGGGACTCCGCCTGCCAagtccctcctcctcccccccacaaaaaaaaagaaggggaggggagaagaaaaagaaatacaatccTGGCTATACGACACTGCACCAGGCCTCGTGCTACCCGGCGGGTGGAGGAGCTGGCGCTTGATGCAAAATGTTTTAGAGCTTGTCACTTGTGGACCCGTACAACTTGCGGACTTACTCAATGCACATGCAGCAATGTTCTAGGAAGGTGGAAATCTTTCCGCCACAGTGCGATAACGCCTAAACAGCCGAGGAAATCCGCAAAGGCAGTTAGCCGAGCAATAATCTAAAACATACAGAAAATGTTCTTTATTTCCCCGGTGTTTTCTTATTCACTCTGTCTAAACAAAGACCTGCTTAAAATGCAGGTGTACCTTTGCAGAAGGCATCTTCACATAGTAAGTTAACTTGTTTGCAGAATATGTCTTATCAAATAAGCATGTGGGTAACAATGAACAATTTCAACAAGCACTGTTGTCCCCATCATCGCTGTTCTATTAGTTGCGGCGTCACAAAGGAGTGGCGCATATGCACTTGAGTCAAAGTCACACCACTTCGCGACCTGCCTTCTCATCCTTCATGCTATTTGCGTCACGCACGCACGACTCCGCCGTAAGCCAGCCAGATAGATGAGAATTTGTGCTCGAATGAGGCAGACTCCAATTAAGGCAGGTCGTCATCGGAGGAGTCATCCTTTTCGCCTTCTTCCATGAGAAGACTGAACGTCGACTTGGCAAACTGATCCCACTGTGTAGAACCATTGCGCGAGCGCTCTGTGTCGAAAGGGTCGAAGACCTCGTGATGAATGAACTCGAACGTGTTAATGAAAGTGTTAAAAAACACAGAGGCAAGCGCACACCGTTTAAGGTCGGACAGAGCGAAAATGCTAGATGACTTGGGTTTCACCAGATCAATCATTTGTCGATAGACGTCTTCGAAGGACACTGGATCGTTCATAAGCAGCGACACGCGGTCGTACTGCTCATGGAAGAACGTCTCGAGTTCGTACATCGTGATTTTACCGTCGCCATCGAGATCTAGCCGGTTGAACCAGTACTCTATGCTCCTTGGGTGCGACTTGTCCTTCTCAGCAAGCAGGAAGACGACGAAATCAACGTACGTCATAGCTGACGTGCTCAGTAAGTCAAACACTCGATCGATTGCCTTAGGCACTAGGGCGCCTTTTTCGTATCGCGTCAGGTCTACTCTGTTTAACAGACGATCGTTGTCCTTGTCTAGTGAGTTGAACATTGTGTGAATGACGTAGGCGTCTTTGTACGAAAATGCTCCTTCCACGTTCATGAAGTCGTTGTGGAGTTCCAAAGCGTCAAGCTGCGAGAGGAAGTCGCTGCGCCGGAGCTCTGCCATGCCGAGGCGCCACGTCCACGTCTTTCCGACCTCGAAGAACAGTCGAGCAACGACGGTATCAATGTACACGCTGTGTGACCTGGTCACTTCCTTCAGAAACGCGAGTCCACTGTGGGTGTCGATGAGGTCCTGAATGAGGTCCCTGAAGTCACAGGGCTGCAGGAAAGTACGACGGCCCTTGGTCAGCACGAACACCGCCTTGGACAGTCTGTCTTTACCGGCGACTTGGTGCATTTTGCGGCAGAACTCGAGTATAGCCTGTCTAGTGGGTGTCTTGGAGATGGCCTGGTACATGGGAAACTTGAGGTACAGGGGCAGCCTGCAGACCTTTATGATCCTCTCCATGTCTTGGGGTTTAAGCTGGCGCCGTCCGATCATACACAGTTCGGCGGACACGTTGGCGACCAGGTCAGAGTCTACTTCGGTCGAGAGCACGCTGAGGCTGGCGACTAGGGACGCTGCCCTGGCCACTCCTCCACCGCCACCCCCGCTGTCGTCCTGGTCGCCGGTCTTCTCGGCGGGGCCGCCGGCGCCATCGTTCGGGTGGGACGCCATGCAGAATGGCgtgcggtggctgcatttcaggcGGTGTACTTCGACCTCCACGGGATGAGGAGCTGCGCACAGATTAAGATGACAGCTGTAGCGAGCACACTGAACTATCGGACACGCTTACCGACTGGCGGTGAAAGGTTAGTGATATGACCAGTAGCGCAACAAGAAAATTTTTCCGTTTCTGGCTACACCACATCGAGctgggggcgggggaggggggtgtcTTTGACCGGAGACGGGTAGGGTGATGGTGGGGCAGGCCGCATAATAACACACAAGTTTCGGGGAGGGGGACGAgtatgtgcccccccccctccgtcaCCCTGGCTACGTCTCTGGACATGACACATATACAACTGCTTGCGAGAACATGAAAGTGGTAGGATATAAAATGGACTGCCTAAAAAAATATTATGGCCGCATATTCACCAATTAACACGCATGCAGTGTTAGCGGAATTATTAGTCTATGTTATTCGAAATAAAACAGCAGGCGGTCAGCGCATAAACCGCTTCCTCACTGAAGAAGAAGGGCCGGTATACTAAGTTCACTGCAATGGGGAAGGAGAGCTCTCCGTTAACAAAGTGGCTGTATAAGTATTGCGCGTTAACGGTCTCAGCACGGTGCTATAGTTTTAAGGGCCCCAAGATAGCAACGTCATTTTTCTTGAAATGAAACTCAGAAGCAGACTTTTGTATTAATTTTATACGTGCGGATGTCATCCGCAACGTGCCTAAATCGTCTCCTAAACGTTTTCCAGGTTAAAAATAAATCAGAAGCGAAAGTTCATAACGCTTGATCATCGTAAAAAGGGCCGGACTTTTTTTCTCTACCTCAGCTGGCTGGGAAGCAGAACTTTGTTCGCATGTTGCGCATGTTCCACCGTACATTGTTTCCAACGATAACGGCCCGTGCTTACGCACGTCACCTGTCATGTACATCACGTTTTCTGGGCATGTAGTCCGACGTTCACAAAGACCGGGTCCGTTAACGACGCTGCGGCTTATCCTGCGGATGCGTCTCGAAACTAAACCTCCACCGTGCGTCATGAATTTCATGAACTGTACAACTCTGCTAGGGAAATTGTTGAGGCGCGTATGATTAATCAGCATGAATACCTACAACGAACTGGCCGACAGGCTCTGTGAAACCTCGGAAAGGCGCTGACCGACAACGCCCTCACTGCGACCATACGAATACCAATAAACGTGAGAGAATGCGTTCGCATCATTGCCATCACACGCAACGTGCACCATAAGCATAACTCACTGCGTcattcagtggcgtagctaggtcgtctggcacccggggcccaaggtcttctgtcacctcccacccccccccccccgggtgtagccggtggaaagaggggtgtcttcagacgtatatgacacccccccccacCCATTGGCCCCTttcacccggggcccacggccccccggcccccctgtTCCTACGCTAGTGGCGTCAATACGATCGAGCACAAGCCCTCCAGCGCCGCTACAGCGACCAGCCCCATACACTTTACGTGGATGCAGCCAAGAAACTTCATAGTTCAGCCCACACGATGAGCGTCGAGGACAGCAACTTGCAGGAAGTGACCCAGCATTCTTTTGGAACACAACCACGCGTCGGCATCGGTAGAGGCGCTCATTGTCCTCGCCATCGTGTCACGCCCAAATGAAGACAGTGTAATCGTCATTTCGGACTCCCAGGAGGCAGGTAGCAGTTACTTCTGAAGCCAGCTCTACAGCCTATCGTATCTTCCCCAACGCGCCTTCCCTCCCACAGTACACAACATATAGTATGGACTCCTCCTGGTCACGGTTCCCTCAAAAGAAACCAAACGGGCTCACGCCATTGCCCGAGCTTATATCTGGGTTCCGCACAACGGAAAGTGGAGACCACATAGAACAGATATCTCTTGCAACACTACCGCCTGTCCCGCAGTCTACATCCCCATCCGCATAAAACCCTTACTCTGGaggtccaaaaacaagaaaggggctggcagatggaatggcacactgtggtataaacttttttaaaacagggttgaagtgcctcagacaggctggccaacgtttcgataggtggacctatcttcgtcaaaggcggcctcgtcatcctcggcgtgttagttttaaagggttagtgcagtgacgtcacgtgcgggtgttgtcgctggcggctggttttaaagacagagattacaagagggaacaggcgttgtcgtccgacgtctgtgagcctcattctcaagacgaagggacaagagcgtgagagtgggcacgcggggaggaaagaaaagaaatagaagcagaaaaaagggggaaaaaggaaaaaaaaaggagcagggGGGAGCacgggccgtaccaagacacaacaaagggggggggggggtgaaagaaaaagaaagagaaaaatgaaatcttttaagaaatacgggggcttgggagcgtgttggggatgtgaaaggttaggaggtattcctCCTaacctgaatacctcctaacctttcacatccccaacacgctcccaagcccccgtatttcttaaaagatttcatttttctctttctttttctttcacccccccccccctttgttgtgtcttggtacggcccgtGCTCCcccctgcttctttttttttccttttttcccccttttttctgcttctatttcttttctttcctccccgcgtgcccactctcacgctcttgtcccttcgtcttgagaatgaggctcacagacgtcggacgacaacgcctgttccctcttgtaatctctgtctttaaaaccagccgccagcgacaacacccgcacgtgacgtcactgcactaaccctttaaaactaacacgccgaggatgacgaggccgcctttgacgaagataggtccacctatcgaaacgttggccagcctgtctgaggcacttcaaccctgttttaaaaaaagtTTATTACTCTGGAGGAGGCAGTTGCGTGGCGGAAACTGAAAACGGAAAGCTGTCCTCATCTAAGCCTCTACATGCCGTACAACCCACATTATATACTCCCACAAGTGTCCGCACTGTGGAGAGTATGGCTCGCTCACTTGGCCTTGCCCCAAGGCTCCCAACCTACCCCTAATCGCAAACGCAACCCCCGAACACTGAGAGGCTGCTCTGTCCAGCTCAAACCCGCgtgaccagcagcaactggtTTGGCGGCCCGGGCGGGCGGCAGCCTTAAGCAGTCCCCTCATTAGCGCGACACTGAAGCAAGGAGAAGCAGAAGCTCTCATCACTCGTGTCTTTTCATTTCCTTTAATAAATGTTTTATCCTCCTCCTCCCGAGATGTACGTACTTCATCCCAACAGCCAATAACGACAACGAGCACGAAAgtgacttttgaagtgccgcAATAAGCCCTGCTGAGAATGTTTCGATCGGCCCGCCGCCGCGACCACGAGCGCGTATACTGCAGGGACGACGAGCGAGCCGTGGTAATTTCGTCTGCCGGGTTTCACGGCGAGTCTCAGGGCGAGGACCCCTCTTACGGCAGGGTGTCGTCCTTACCGTCGTGCAGCAGCAGCGGGCGGGCGGGCTCCGACATGGGAGGCGCATGAATGCAGTGCTGGAGAGGCGCTTCGGCGCGGTCAAAGAGTTGGGCCCCCGGCGTGCCTGGGGTCCAGCCCTGGCGCGGCCATGTCGATGCGTCAATGCTCGCGATCCACGCCCGTCGAAAAGgaggaagatgatgatgatgatgagccttCTATACATGGCACGTACATCCAGCAGGGGATAGACCAAGAATCGGCGGGTTTCAACACAATGAGTTTTACAGAAGCGAATGAATGAACAGTCATTTGCTTCATCATCTCTGGCCATGGATGCGCGACGGACGGTATACATACTACAACACAGTAGCCTACGTTAATATAATCTAACAATTAAAAAAAGGTAGAGTCATTTCGCGTTCGCCGTTGCTTTGCTTTCGTTCAAATTTCGGATAAAGATCGCATTTTCCAATCCGCTTCGCTCAATACGAGACTCGGAATTTTTGTTTGTCTGATtaaatcgggggggggggggaataataaaaaaagcaccaCTCTATGTGCACTTGTTTGCACCTAAGTCTGTTACAAAAATTGTACGATATCCACGATACGTTTTCTAATCAGTTTATTTTTTCTCCCCTCCTCCATTTAACCGTCGAGTTCTTGGCAAATTTTCGGTAGTGGGCAAGCGCCATGGTAAAAGGAGCAAGCACGCAAGGCGAAAGCCGACCAATTTCCAGGCCTGGGGCAAGTATTCTTACTATCGTGCAACTACAACAATAATAACAttggagagaaagagaaacatttAATATCTCAGATGTCTGGTTTGGTGTTCGTTGCCCAGGATCGCCTTGGTTCAGGACCCACAACTGTTCCAGGCGAAGAGAGCTGCTTCAGAGACATTGAATGGCCTATGTGCGCCTTTCGGTATCTGCATGGTATAGCACGGTAACGTTTAAATTAATTTAAAGTTACAAGTAACCTAAAGCATAAAGGTTACTCCGTTCTAGAACAACTTGATTTTTGTGTTTTTGTTCATTTCCATCACGGCTAGAGGTTACATGTGTCGAATCGGCTATATTGAAGGTTACTTCAACGCCAAATGTGTTGTAATCTTTAGATTGTAACCTATAAATAGAGTGTCAAGTCGTAGTTCAAGGGACGTACCTATTGTGTGAATTGGAAGTATACTGATTATTGTATCGTGTTGCGATCCCGATATGGTGTTTTTAGCCGGGGCTAACCTGTACAATGTGGTGTGCGGCGGGGGACGGAGTCAGGTTGGACTTAAGATTTTATTGATAACAGTCGGGATGTTTGGTTTCGCAATGTCAAAAAGATTTAATTTTGCGCGAGCGCATGCTCAAGTCAGATAGCAGAAATTCATTGATCAACAAATTAGAGTGCATACGTGCCATTATAATCTAATGACAAGCCACAGAAACAATGAACATACATCGGTGAATATTGTGGCGAACGATGTTGTGGCATGAATTATAACTACGGTACAGTGTGGTGGAAAGCCCACCGCTACCACTGCAGGCATTCTAGGCTATGGTATAAAACGTATACCTGCACAATAACTAAAATCGGAGGCATTATGGTGGTGGAATATACATTTGTACccaatatttttttccccttgcgTATCAATGCTCCCTTTAGTCGCGTTTGTTTAATCTTCTGAAATGTTACGCCCTTTGACAGCGGACGCACACTGAAGGGCGCACGCTGGTGTACTGTATAAAAGCTCTCCGATGGACAAAATAAAAGCGTCGAGCAGGCCGAATAACTATTCTGTAGGGCGAGAAAGATGTCTTGTACATAAGACTTATTGTACACTGCAGCGGAAAGTAATATGCcgccaagttttttttcttttttgcatttttaaCATGTAAGACCAAGTGGTTCTTAAATTGCAGCCCCTCCAGTAACGTCTTGTAGAGATATGAACCTGCGTTCACGGCATGAGGCCACAATGGCGGCCCGCCAAATGATCAGGGAGAAAATAGTACAAACGAACAGCAACATCTCTACACTATAGAATACTGTAATTTTGATATATCGTTCTGTGACATTTTGAGGGAACTGGAGCTTGATTACTATTTTTAGTTGCGCTAGATGCCTGGCATAATCAAACGCGCTTCAGCCAAACATGAGCGCAGTTTCCTTGAGCTTTTGTCGGGTTACCTGAGGTCAACTATCAATGGATGAAATGACATGGTTTTCATACAGAGGGCTGGTATTGGTATCGGATCCAGGGTGGCTCCCGTCCtgagaagcattttttttttttttgcacacgtgGATGTGGCATTAGACCGACGACTTACTGGGTTAGCCATGATGACAttcagatatgttgatgattttctggTTTTAATTGACAAAGACGACTCTGCCAGCAAGATGGACGAATTAATAGATCTTTTTAAGGAGCTTGGCCAGGGTCCGAGGCTCACCTCGGAGCAAGCCAAAAAGGATAAATTACAATACCTAGACCTCATAAGACCACGTTTcttttattaaattatggggttttacttgccaaaaccactttctgattttgaggcacgccgtagtgggcgactccggaaatttcgaccacctggggttctttaacgtgcacctaagtctaagtacacgggcgttttcgcatttcgcccccatccaaatgcggccgccgtggccgggattcgatcccgcgacctcgtgctcagcagcctaacaccatagccactgagcaaccacgacgggttacgttcctttttttttagatgACCTTGTTTGCTGGGAATACTTACCCCGCTCTGCCAAGCCCCTGTTGAACTTTAGCGCAGTTCATTTCAAAGTACTTAAAAAACGTCATTTGTATTTCCAGACTTCGCGCTGCCTGGTGAATTCATATGTGCATACAGTGGGTGAAGCGTTTGCACATCAGGTACTCAGGATGGAGGAAGCTGGGTACCCGGGTAGCTTAGTATCGGGTAGCTGTGAAAAGTTCATTATATGGATGAAAAACTCGAGGAGGCAGAAGGTCGCAGGGAAGAAGCAGGAATAAAAGTGTGGTAGTTGTACCCTATGCACACAGCTTGTCACACGGCCTCAAGAACGTTGCAAGCCGTCATGGGGGTGCAGGTTCAGGTGAAGACACATTCAGAAAGATCCTGATCGTCTGCATGCGTAACTTactgcaatcatcatcatcatcatcgtcatcatcagcctggttacgcccactgcagggcaaaggcctctcccatacttctccagcaaccccggtcatgtactaattgtggccatgccgtccctgcaaacttcttaatcttatccgcccacctaactttctgccgccccctgctacgcttcccttcccttgggatccagtccgtaacccttaatgaccatcggttatcctccctcctcatttgCCATAATTAATTTCCTGTCTTCGACGTTTACTTGCATATTGCCCATAACACGCCCTTTATGTTCGCCAGTTATAAACAAAATATGTTGTTTAGTTCACCGAAGACATCGTTGAAACCGAGTCGGGGCGTGTGATGACGCCTGAAAATATGGAAAGAAAAACTGCtgctcagtaattatttgcaacgcttcaCCTGGTCTAGGAACGTAAAAATTTTCTCGCACATTGCAGTTACCATGTCCCCCATCCGCTTTCTAcaaaatataaacctgttgtaaactacagctatatgtcgggacactgggaagcatagctgatagcggccATATTACACGCTCTAACAtttgaatatattttttttacaaaggctaTGTTTGATTCAACCATACTTCGCACAGAGTTTCCATAGCGTACcaccaattttcgctaaatttggtcttggtggCTTTTACAGTTCTACCAGCTGGGCCGCGAGCTCAATTCTTCAGCACTCGTTGGGCACGCTCATAACACACCAGATTTCTCGCATGCGTTTTTGTTGCGAAAGCTCCAATTACGCATGTGTGTTGAACGTCACCTACACTTCACCCATTAACTTGTTCTTACTGTCACTAAACACAACAAATCTGCCCCCTTTATTTCATTGAGGGCACTAGGTGAAACTAATATTTCACGCAtgaaaagtaaaaagaaacagataagggttcaataattattctTAACGCTTCTAATTAAGCCAGATACGTTAACACTACGCGACACAGTGCAATTAAAATACTAcctattccttcaaagtataaaatacCTGAAACGCAGAGTTCGCTTAATGGGACATTGGGAAAACTAGCTAATAGCAGCGACGTGGTACTTTAAACGCCTGCTTACAATTCTTTTTAATTAacactgtatttgatcaacatgcatttaccatcgcacataaCCTTGGCGTATTCTTccccttatgttcgcaaaatttgacctcaGTTGTAATTGTAATTATGCCAGCGCGGCTGTACAATTTTTACACCGCTCATTAAACAGTCTAATaacgctatggaccacttgcCTAAGTATTCTACTGGAACATGTgcatttaacccacccatttcgaacattgcctacacattggCCATACCATGCCCCTAATTTTCCCCAGATATAAACAAGaagccttgtttagctcaccgaggacagtggagaaacaaactacgaataTCGTATGATGCACGAAAACACACGAAAAAACAGGGTTTGGTAATTATCCGCAACCCTTGCATTcaaagcaggaaagtgaaagtttcgcaacgcATTGACTTAAAAATTTTCTCTATTTTCACGGAATGCCAACTCTCTcttgtgctgttgttttaggagtctgggaaacaAAGATTAGCGGCAATATGACACTCAGGTACGCTTCAATGAGTAATTTTCTATAAAAGCTGTGATGAACCTACACAAAATCAAAATACATCGCTCGTCACTCAGAACActgcttcgtacttcgaataaatataaacaccgtgGCCCGCATATTTTACCGAGAATGCTGGGAGAAAACAACTAAATGCCGTGTATAACGCATAGAAAGCGACTATTCAATAACTATATTTTCAGATCACATAAGCAACCTACATAGTGAGAATTTTCGGTAAACTTCACCAAAAAGTGACCCTCATTTTTTCGAAATACGAAATAGCGGCGGTTCTTTTTCCTGTCCGGTAGCAAGTAACACTTATTTATAAATAGCCCGAAAATGAAATGGTCAAAGTCGGAAGTGACACGTGCCTTTCGAAAAAAATCAAGTCAGTGTTATTGAAACGGTTCTGCACGTTCGAGCAAGGTCATTTTCATGAGCATATCTACGATAACCATTGCTTACATGatgaaattcgacagttataTTTGTAAGATGTTTGATTAGATTGTTGAtggtgataagatactgagactgCAACGCTACGTAGGCTATCTCCAGACAGATATtatagttccagcatttgataatgcaatgatttcatgccgtaaggcacacCCGTCGTTGGGCGCGactgattataatactttatccGGACCTCCCCCTCGCCGACAAGTTAAATGCAGCGAGATGATTGCGTTTTCGAATACGGAAATAGCGTTCCCCAAAAAATGGGCATGATGaaagttgcgcaagctgacatttgttagggcgggaactgcccagcgtCAGGCCTT encodes:
- the LOC135898120 gene encoding serine/threonine-protein phosphatase 2A regulatory subunit B'' subunit alpha-like translates to MSEPARPLLLHDAPHPVEVEVHRLKCSHRTPFCMASHPNDGAGGPAEKTGDQDDSGGGGGGVARAASLVASLSVLSTEVDSDLVANVSAELCMIGRRQLKPQDMERIIKVCRLPLYLKFPMYQAISKTPTRQAILEFCRKMHQVAGKDRLSKAVFVLTKGRRTFLQPCDFRDLIQDLIDTHSGLAFLKEVTRSHSVYIDTVVARLFFEVGKTWTWRLGMAELRRSDFLSQLDALELHNDFMNVEGAFSYKDAYVIHTMFNSLDKDNDRLLNRVDLTRYEKGALVPKAIDRVFDLLSTSAMTYVDFVVFLLAEKDKSHPRSIEYWFNRLDLDGDGKITMYELETFFHEQYDRVSLLMNDPVSFEDVYRQMIDLVKPKSSSIFALSDLKRCALASVFFNTFINTFEFIHHEVFDPFDTERSRNGSTQWDQFAKSTFSLLMEEGEKDDSSDDDLP